From one Catellatospora sp. IY07-71 genomic stretch:
- a CDS encoding GAF domain-containing protein: protein MLVNSVSPIDWALDMLDEAKSVEDVQTALRCSARAAVQAQGMTVVQLEDGECHYIDEDAMSPLWKGQRFPATSCISGWAMLHDQTVVIADIRTDDRIPQAAYRPTFVRSLLMAPIRVDGTPAGAIGAYWADRHRASADEIAVLERLAAAAGRALTRVTAGLTAA from the coding sequence ATGCTCGTTAATTCGGTCAGTCCCATTGACTGGGCGCTGGACATGCTGGACGAGGCCAAAAGCGTCGAGGACGTCCAGACCGCCCTACGCTGCAGCGCCCGTGCCGCCGTCCAGGCCCAGGGCATGACGGTGGTCCAGCTCGAAGACGGCGAATGCCACTACATCGACGAGGACGCGATGAGCCCGCTCTGGAAGGGGCAGCGCTTCCCCGCCACCTCCTGCATCAGCGGGTGGGCCATGCTGCACGACCAGACCGTCGTCATCGCGGACATCCGCACCGACGACCGCATCCCGCAGGCCGCCTACCGCCCGACGTTCGTACGCAGTCTGCTCATGGCCCCGATCCGGGTCGACGGGACCCCGGCCGGTGCCATCGGCGCCTACTGGGCCGACCGGCACCGGGCGTCCGCCGACGAGATCGCCGTCCTGGAGCGGCTCGCCGCGGCGGCCGGACGGGCCCTGACCAGGGTCACCGCCGGGCTGACCGCGGCCTAG
- a CDS encoding trehalose-6-phosphate synthase, whose protein sequence is MRDASLVVVASRLPINDAAASEGVFEWRRTPGGLGEALHPVLTDKPATWVGWAGTPGPTPPLPDVDGVHLVPVELSEEDFQDHYEGFANSTLWPLYHDAVEPAVHHRRWWEAYQRVNQRYADHAARVAAPGAVVWVQDYHLQLVPAMLRELRPDLRIGFFLHVPFPPPELFMQLPRRAEMLFGMLGADLIGFQRSHAVHNFHLLAAKVLGATADERGVTIGGRIAYTGAFPISIDTAEMEALASQDEVVRKAAELRADLGDPQRVILSVDRLDYTKGIEHRLKAYRELLADGRVKAPETVLVQVGIPGRERVEQFRQLRDRVEREVGRINGDFGRLGVAAVHYLSQVFDRTELAALYRAADVMAVTPLRDGMNLVAKEYVAARVDGCGALVLSEFAGAAAELTQAYLVNPHDVEGVKDTLIEALQADPAEPSPRLAAMRAHVREHDIQAWARSYLTALEAACAGR, encoded by the coding sequence ATGCGGGACGCCTCGTTAGTCGTGGTCGCCAGCCGTCTCCCCATCAACGACGCCGCCGCCTCCGAAGGGGTCTTCGAGTGGCGGCGCACCCCCGGCGGGCTGGGCGAGGCCCTGCACCCGGTGCTGACCGACAAGCCGGCCACCTGGGTCGGCTGGGCGGGCACGCCCGGCCCGACCCCGCCGCTGCCCGACGTCGACGGGGTGCACCTGGTTCCGGTCGAGCTGTCCGAGGAGGACTTCCAGGACCACTACGAGGGGTTCGCCAACTCGACGCTGTGGCCGCTCTACCACGACGCCGTCGAGCCCGCCGTGCACCATCGCCGCTGGTGGGAGGCTTATCAGCGGGTCAACCAGCGCTACGCCGACCACGCCGCCCGCGTCGCCGCGCCCGGCGCGGTGGTCTGGGTGCAGGACTACCACCTGCAGCTGGTGCCCGCGATGCTGCGCGAGCTGCGTCCCGACCTGCGCATCGGCTTCTTCCTGCACGTGCCGTTCCCGCCGCCGGAGCTGTTCATGCAGCTGCCACGCCGGGCCGAGATGCTGTTCGGCATGCTCGGCGCCGACCTGATCGGATTCCAGCGCAGCCACGCCGTGCACAACTTCCACCTGCTGGCGGCGAAGGTGCTCGGCGCGACCGCCGACGAGCGCGGCGTGACGATCGGCGGGCGGATCGCGTACACCGGCGCGTTCCCCATCTCCATCGACACCGCCGAGATGGAGGCGCTGGCCAGCCAGGACGAGGTCGTGCGCAAGGCCGCCGAGCTGCGCGCCGATCTGGGCGACCCGCAGCGGGTGATCCTCAGTGTGGACCGGCTCGACTACACCAAGGGCATCGAGCACCGGCTCAAGGCATACCGGGAGCTGCTGGCCGACGGCCGGGTCAAGGCGCCCGAGACGGTGCTGGTGCAGGTCGGCATCCCGGGCCGGGAGCGGGTGGAGCAGTTCCGGCAGCTGCGCGACCGGGTCGAGCGCGAGGTCGGCCGGATCAACGGCGACTTCGGCCGGCTCGGCGTGGCCGCGGTGCACTACCTGAGCCAGGTCTTCGACCGCACCGAGCTGGCCGCGCTCTACCGGGCCGCCGACGTCATGGCCGTGACGCCGCTGCGCGACGGGATGAACCTGGTCGCCAAGGAGTACGTCGCCGCGCGCGTCGACGGCTGCGGCGCGCTGGTGCTCAGCGAGTTCGCCGGGGCCGCCGCCGAGCTGACCCAGGCGTACCTGGTCAACCCGCACGACGTGGAGGGCGTCAAGGACACCCTGATCGAGGCGCTGCAGGCCGATCCGGCCGAGCCCAGCCCGCGGCTCGCGGCGATGCGGGCGCACGTGCGCGAACACGACATCCAGGCCTGGGCCCGGTCGTATCTGACCGCGCTGGAGGCGGCCTGTGCCGGACGGTGA
- a CDS encoding bifunctional diguanylate cyclase/phosphodiesterase has translation MAQGPAQPHADDETVLALRDAAAELAVAAGPEDVVAALDRAVARLTGGSAHEVRIRLPEDDTLPAARRAGHDDTALVPIETHTAGTGPVGILLVDPATAAPAHRRPALEALSAQAAAAVDRIRLAAEISRIRSSREVEALLEQTCDVVLIVGEDDRVRYASPQARNVFGTSALREVSLLDFVDARQRAAAEFLLRHVRSGAVGAGDSRADWTIRSLDGRAPVVEVSCRELHPGDPARDVALTLHDVTAQRRLEHELTERMFHDTLTGLPNRAVFAERTEHAVAAGDGLAAVLLIDLNDFGSVNDGYGHAVGDEVLSAVGRRLRRAVGEHGFAARYGGDQFAALIRDAADAADVEHLAERICRVLAEPVRTSGGTVVVCSASVGVATTLRAADAQELLRNANVALRAAKSAGAGQWLRYEPSMSDQTRQAELRTALGRAIAEQALFLEYQPIVALGTGRTVGFEALLRWRHPGRGRLLPGEFIEIAEESRLILPIGEWVLEAAMRAAQRWRAAAQERAPYVSVNVSAHQFRSEGFADSVARLLALTGLPAHRLVLEITESSLLRDDDKVWHALERLRGGGVRIAIDDFGTGYSALGYLRQVPLDIVKLDRLFVRGLTTSRRQRDLVEGIVTLTRALSLDIVAEGIETEHQRRTADAAGCTYGQGYLFAAPLPEDQTLRWLDGGQPAAAP, from the coding sequence ATGGCACAGGGACCTGCTCAGCCGCACGCGGACGACGAGACCGTCCTGGCCCTGCGCGACGCCGCGGCCGAACTCGCCGTCGCGGCCGGCCCTGAGGACGTCGTCGCGGCCCTCGACCGCGCCGTCGCCCGGCTCACCGGCGGGTCGGCGCACGAGGTCCGCATCCGCCTGCCCGAGGACGACACCCTGCCCGCCGCGCGCCGGGCCGGCCACGACGACACGGCCCTCGTGCCGATCGAGACGCACACCGCCGGCACGGGACCCGTCGGCATCCTGCTCGTCGACCCGGCCACCGCGGCGCCGGCCCACCGCCGCCCCGCGCTGGAAGCGCTGTCCGCCCAGGCCGCCGCGGCCGTGGACCGCATCCGGCTGGCGGCCGAGATCAGCCGGATCCGCAGCTCCCGCGAGGTCGAGGCGCTGCTGGAACAGACCTGCGACGTGGTGCTGATCGTCGGCGAGGACGACCGCGTCCGCTACGCCAGCCCGCAGGCCCGCAACGTGTTCGGCACCTCGGCGCTGCGCGAGGTCAGCCTGCTCGACTTCGTCGACGCCCGGCAGCGGGCCGCCGCGGAGTTCCTGCTGCGCCACGTGCGCTCCGGCGCCGTCGGTGCGGGGGACAGCCGCGCCGACTGGACCATCCGGTCGCTGGACGGCCGCGCCCCCGTCGTCGAGGTCTCCTGCCGCGAGCTGCACCCCGGCGACCCGGCCCGCGACGTGGCGCTCACCCTGCACGACGTGACCGCGCAGCGGCGGCTGGAACACGAGCTGACCGAGCGCATGTTCCACGACACCCTGACCGGCCTGCCCAACCGGGCCGTGTTCGCCGAGCGCACCGAGCACGCGGTGGCCGCCGGGGACGGGCTCGCCGCCGTGCTCCTCATCGACCTGAACGACTTCGGATCCGTCAACGACGGCTACGGCCACGCCGTCGGCGACGAGGTGCTCAGCGCGGTCGGCCGCAGGCTGCGCCGCGCCGTCGGCGAGCACGGCTTCGCCGCCCGCTACGGCGGCGACCAGTTCGCCGCGCTGATCCGTGACGCCGCCGACGCGGCCGACGTCGAACACCTCGCGGAGCGCATCTGCCGCGTCCTGGCCGAGCCGGTGCGCACCAGCGGCGGCACGGTCGTCGTCTGCAGCGCCAGCGTCGGTGTCGCCACCACGCTGCGCGCCGCCGACGCGCAGGAGCTGCTGCGCAACGCCAACGTCGCGCTGCGGGCCGCGAAGTCCGCCGGGGCCGGGCAGTGGCTGCGGTACGAGCCGTCGATGAGCGACCAGACCCGCCAGGCGGAACTGCGCACCGCCCTGGGCCGGGCCATCGCCGAACAGGCACTCTTCCTGGAGTACCAGCCGATCGTCGCCCTCGGCACCGGCCGCACCGTCGGCTTCGAAGCCCTCCTGCGCTGGCGGCACCCCGGCCGCGGCCGGCTGCTGCCCGGCGAGTTCATCGAGATCGCCGAGGAGTCCAGGCTGATCCTGCCCATCGGCGAATGGGTGCTGGAGGCCGCGATGCGGGCCGCACAGCGCTGGCGTGCCGCGGCGCAGGAGCGCGCCCCGTACGTGAGCGTCAACGTCTCGGCCCACCAGTTCCGCTCCGAGGGGTTCGCCGACAGCGTCGCCCGACTGCTCGCCCTGACCGGGCTGCCGGCGCACCGGCTCGTCCTGGAGATCACCGAGAGCTCGCTGCTGCGCGACGACGACAAGGTGTGGCACGCCCTCGAACGGCTGCGCGGCGGCGGCGTGCGCATCGCCATCGACGACTTCGGCACCGGCTACTCCGCCCTGGGCTACCTGCGGCAGGTGCCGCTCGACATCGTGAAGCTGGACCGGCTGTTCGTGCGCGGGCTGACCACGTCCCGGCGGCAGCGGGACCTGGTGGAGGGGATCGTCACGCTGACCCGCGCGCTGAGCCTCGACATCGTGGCCGAGGGCATCGAGACCGAGCACCAGCGGCGCACCGCCGACGCCGCCGGCTGCACCTACGGCCAGGGCTACCTGTTCGCCGCCCCGCTGCCCGAGGACCAGACCCTGCGCTGGCTGGACGGCGGGCAGCCGGCCGCCGCGCCGTGA
- a CDS encoding NAD(P)-dependent oxidoreductase, translating into MRLTVFGATGGIGRQLLAQAAVAGHEVTAVARDPRRLPPGVRAVTADLSAPAAAALRDAVVGADAVLSAVGPSGRAAAGITEPATRAIVDAMAEAGVRRIVVVSAAPVGTVPSPGNPHPPKHDPGDGLLMRYVVGPLIKAALRDHYADLARMEDVLRGSGLEWTAVRPPKLTDKPLTGAYRTALDRNVRGGAFASRATVAACMLASLERPETVGRTVGVAD; encoded by the coding sequence ATGAGATTGACCGTGTTCGGGGCCACCGGCGGCATCGGCCGCCAACTGCTGGCGCAGGCCGCCGTGGCCGGGCACGAGGTCACCGCGGTGGCCCGCGACCCCCGGCGCCTGCCGCCCGGGGTGCGCGCCGTCACCGCCGACCTGTCCGCCCCGGCGGCCGCAGCCCTGCGTGACGCGGTCGTCGGCGCCGACGCGGTGCTGTCGGCCGTCGGCCCCAGCGGCCGCGCCGCCGCCGGCATCACCGAGCCCGCCACCCGCGCCATCGTGGACGCGATGGCCGAAGCCGGGGTGCGCCGCATCGTGGTGGTCAGCGCCGCCCCCGTCGGCACCGTGCCGTCGCCCGGCAACCCGCATCCGCCGAAGCACGATCCCGGCGACGGCCTCCTCATGCGTTACGTCGTCGGACCGCTGATCAAGGCGGCGCTGCGGGACCACTACGCGGACCTGGCCAGGATGGAGGACGTGCTGCGCGGCAGCGGTCTGGAGTGGACCGCGGTGCGCCCGCCGAAGCTGACCGACAAGCCGCTGACCGGCGCCTACCGCACGGCGCTGGATCGCAATGTGCGTGGCGGCGCCTTCGCGTCCCGGGCCACCGTCGCCGCGTGCATGCTCGCCTCGCTGGAGCGGCCCGAGACCGTCGGCCGGACCGTCGGGGTGGCGGACTGA
- a CDS encoding ABC transporter permease, with protein sequence MSTAVVSETATAYTPSAASIAAVLAPGARPKRPGPLAASLTFGWRAMLKIKHVPEQLFDVTAFPIIMTLMFTYLFGGALAGSPTEYLQYLLPGIMVTSVVMITMYTGVGLNTDIEKGIFDRFRTLPVWRPAALVGMIFGDLLRYVLAALVIMGVGLALGFRPGGGVLGVAGGIGLLVVFSFAFSWIWTWFGLILRSEKSVMGVSMLVLFPLTFLSNVFVAPTTMPGWLQAFVEVNPITQLVAAVRSVMAGAPDASAITWVLAESAAFVVVFGALTMRRYNRR encoded by the coding sequence ATGAGCACGGCAGTCGTTTCCGAGACGGCGACCGCCTACACGCCGTCGGCGGCGAGCATCGCCGCGGTGCTGGCGCCGGGCGCGCGCCCGAAGCGGCCGGGGCCGCTGGCGGCGTCGCTGACGTTCGGCTGGCGGGCCATGCTGAAGATCAAGCACGTGCCCGAGCAGCTGTTCGACGTCACCGCGTTCCCGATCATCATGACGCTGATGTTCACCTACCTGTTCGGCGGCGCACTGGCGGGCTCCCCCACGGAGTACCTGCAGTACCTGCTGCCGGGCATCATGGTCACCAGCGTCGTGATGATCACGATGTACACCGGCGTCGGGCTGAACACCGACATCGAGAAGGGCATCTTCGACCGGTTCCGCACCCTGCCGGTGTGGCGGCCCGCCGCGCTGGTCGGCATGATCTTCGGCGATCTGCTGCGGTACGTGCTGGCGGCGCTGGTCATCATGGGCGTGGGCCTGGCGCTGGGGTTCCGGCCCGGCGGCGGGGTGCTCGGCGTGGCGGGCGGCATCGGCCTGCTGGTGGTGTTCTCGTTCGCGTTCTCGTGGATCTGGACCTGGTTCGGGCTGATCCTGCGCAGCGAGAAGTCGGTGATGGGCGTCAGCATGCTGGTGCTGTTCCCGCTGACGTTCCTGTCCAATGTGTTCGTGGCGCCCACCACCATGCCGGGCTGGCTGCAGGCGTTCGTCGAGGTCAACCCGATCACGCAGCTGGTGGCGGCGGTGCGCTCGGTGATGGCCGGCGCGCCCGACGCGTCGGCGATCACGTGGGTGCTGGCGGAGAGCGCGGCGTTCGTCGTGGTGTTCGGCGCGCTGACGATGCGGCGGTACAACCGCCGGTGA
- a CDS encoding ATP-binding cassette domain-containing protein, translated as MTARTTGLAIETAGLVKTFGKTRAVDGLDLAVPAGTVYGLLGPNGAGKTTAVRMLATLLRPDSGQATVFGHDLRAEPDAVRARVSLTGQYASVDEDLTGTENLVLLARLLGHGKPAARQRAAQLLDAFGLSDAADRQVKKYSGGMRRRIDIAASILNTPDLLFLDEPTTGLDPRSRNQVWEIVRAVVAQGTTVLLTTQYLDEADQLASRIAVIDEGRVIAEGTPGQLKSSVGAGTVHVRLRDAAQRPEAERILAKALDTAVQLEPDPVALTVRVGGSGTAVDAAAAGSRALGDLAAAGIVVDEFALGQPSLDEVFLALTDKAAKAATASEENA; from the coding sequence ATGACGGCGAGAACAACCGGCCTGGCGATCGAGACCGCGGGGCTGGTGAAGACGTTCGGCAAGACCCGGGCGGTGGACGGGCTGGATCTCGCGGTCCCCGCCGGGACCGTGTACGGCCTGCTCGGGCCCAACGGCGCGGGCAAGACCACGGCCGTACGCATGCTGGCCACCCTGCTGCGCCCGGACAGCGGGCAGGCGACGGTGTTCGGCCACGACCTGCGGGCCGAGCCCGACGCGGTGCGCGCCCGGGTGAGCCTGACCGGCCAGTACGCCTCGGTCGACGAGGACCTGACCGGCACCGAGAACCTGGTGCTGCTGGCCCGGCTGCTCGGCCACGGCAAGCCGGCGGCCCGGCAGCGCGCGGCGCAGCTGCTGGACGCGTTCGGGCTGTCCGACGCGGCGGACCGGCAGGTGAAGAAGTACTCCGGCGGCATGCGGCGGCGCATCGACATCGCCGCCAGCATCCTGAACACCCCCGACCTGCTGTTCCTGGACGAGCCGACGACGGGCCTGGACCCGCGCAGCCGCAACCAGGTGTGGGAGATCGTGCGGGCGGTCGTCGCGCAGGGCACCACGGTCCTGCTGACCACGCAGTACCTGGACGAGGCCGACCAGCTCGCAAGCCGCATCGCGGTGATCGACGAGGGCCGGGTCATCGCCGAGGGCACGCCGGGGCAGCTCAAGTCGTCGGTCGGGGCGGGCACGGTGCACGTGCGGCTGCGCGACGCCGCGCAGCGGCCGGAAGCCGAGCGGATCCTGGCCAAGGCGCTGGACACGGCGGTGCAGCTGGAGCCGGATCCGGTGGCGCTGACCGTACGCGTCGGCGGCTCCGGCACCGCCGTGGACGCGGCGGCGGCGGGCTCGCGGGCGCTGGGCGACCTGGCCGCGGCGGGCATCGTGGTGGACGAGTTCGCGCTGGGCCAGCCGAGCCTGGACGAGGTGTTCCTGGCCCTGACCGACAAGGCGGCGAAGGCCGCGACCGCATCGGAGGAGAACGCATGA
- a CDS encoding AAA family ATPase yields MSAGLLGRAHPSAVLRGEIDRAAAGHGGLVLVAGEAGIGKTSLLTDAMTYARGTGALVVGGTCWDSGSAPGFWPWTQALRAIRRTAVDAEWTAARDAAGPGLSVLLGEHDPERAATALDGEFPLFDAVTTALAALAQRRPLVVALDDLHWADAASLRLLAFAAQHIWAEPVLLVGAYRDVEVEAPGHPLRGLLVPLAAKATAVTLTGLGPAEVAQLMTRTAGSAPDRELAAEVHRRTGGNPFFVEQTARLWHSGGGLTAVAPGVRDALDRRLALLPADVTGLLAVAAVLGREFRRPVLAATAATDPAQVDRLLAQAEEARLVAALPGGGRGFTHDLIRQALHDGLPEPERQRLHVAVVRAADASPEVAAQVLPADLARHAYLAGGCLDPETAVAKLLAAAADASDRLATDEAIGHYRRALALARDPARRVRVLIDLGRGVYHRGDREEGWRLFDEAAATARDSGDGALLSWVALVAHRHGHDGDERSGIRSELLREAYEALLGDGAQVPPEQMAQQLIARTEALARTGRDDEALMFSLWARHDISWGPGGAREREALTAEMEQVSRRVADTGTEALAASFRWVALLEMGDPGYLDQVRAFVAAARRDGSARMRVSLLVDQAVIATMTGDFDRADDLLAQLRGSDGHGHADYAFMQHHLDWALAMQRGRYEHAAALLAGVDAADHPYLPLAQAVTAVERGQVDEALVLAAQAEARRGEDPFPTSVTRLWLRLWAQLAAATADPARCARAREALTPYRGEWAVSLWGCDVGGPLDLWLAEVDAAEQRWDEAIVGYTAAAESSDRMRARPWAERARAGLARVLAARAASPVAEPNAPGHAAAAAEPPAPGQAVAAAEPDAPGRATATAGSPAPAEAPKPSGVDGGEFRREGATWRLTYAGRTVHVPDAKGLRDLYTLVSMPGSDVAAADLADPQGGAQAAAARRLGADPVLDEQAKARFKQRLTQLDDELDAAARRDDTARRTALERERDALLAELRAAAGLGGRDRRLGDEGERARKAVTARIRDILRRLDELHPELAAHLRAAVSTGSACGYHPDRPVSWRL; encoded by the coding sequence ATGAGCGCGGGGCTGCTGGGGCGTGCCCACCCTTCGGCGGTGCTGCGCGGGGAGATCGATCGGGCCGCCGCCGGGCACGGCGGGCTGGTGCTGGTCGCCGGGGAGGCCGGCATCGGCAAGACCTCGCTGCTCACCGACGCGATGACGTACGCCCGCGGCACCGGCGCGCTGGTCGTCGGCGGCACCTGCTGGGACTCCGGCAGCGCCCCCGGCTTCTGGCCGTGGACCCAGGCGCTGCGCGCGATCCGGCGCACCGCCGTGGACGCCGAGTGGACGGCCGCCCGCGACGCCGCCGGACCGGGCCTGTCCGTGCTGCTCGGCGAGCACGACCCCGAGCGCGCGGCCACGGCGCTGGACGGCGAGTTCCCGCTGTTCGACGCGGTTACCACGGCCCTGGCCGCGCTCGCCCAGCGCCGCCCGCTGGTGGTGGCTCTGGACGACCTGCACTGGGCCGACGCCGCGTCGCTGCGGCTGCTGGCCTTCGCCGCCCAGCACATCTGGGCCGAGCCCGTGCTGCTCGTCGGGGCGTACCGGGACGTCGAGGTCGAGGCGCCCGGTCATCCGCTGCGAGGGCTGCTCGTGCCGCTGGCGGCCAAGGCGACCGCGGTGACGCTGACGGGGCTGGGCCCGGCCGAGGTCGCGCAGCTGATGACCCGGACGGCGGGCAGCGCGCCCGATCGCGAGCTGGCCGCCGAGGTGCACCGGCGCACCGGCGGCAACCCGTTCTTCGTGGAGCAGACGGCACGGCTCTGGCACAGCGGGGGCGGCCTGACGGCGGTCGCGCCCGGGGTGCGCGACGCGCTGGACCGGCGCCTGGCGCTGCTCCCGGCCGACGTCACCGGGCTGCTGGCGGTGGCGGCGGTGCTCGGGCGGGAGTTCCGGCGGCCGGTGCTCGCGGCGACCGCCGCCACGGATCCGGCGCAGGTGGACCGGCTGCTGGCCCAGGCCGAGGAGGCGCGGCTGGTGGCCGCGCTGCCCGGCGGCGGGCGCGGCTTCACCCACGACCTGATCCGGCAGGCGCTGCACGACGGCCTGCCCGAGCCGGAACGGCAGCGGCTGCACGTGGCCGTGGTCCGCGCCGCCGACGCGTCACCCGAGGTCGCCGCCCAGGTGCTGCCCGCCGACCTGGCCCGCCACGCGTACCTGGCGGGCGGCTGCCTGGACCCGGAGACCGCGGTGGCGAAGCTGCTCGCGGCGGCCGCGGACGCGAGCGACCGCCTGGCCACCGACGAGGCGATCGGCCACTACCGGCGGGCGCTGGCCCTGGCGCGCGATCCCGCCCGGCGGGTACGCGTGCTGATCGACCTGGGCCGGGGCGTGTACCACCGCGGGGACCGGGAGGAGGGCTGGCGGCTGTTCGACGAGGCCGCCGCGACCGCCCGGGACTCGGGCGACGGCGCGCTGCTGAGCTGGGTGGCGCTGGTCGCGCACCGGCACGGCCACGACGGCGACGAGCGCTCCGGCATCCGGTCCGAACTGCTGCGCGAGGCGTACGAGGCACTGCTCGGCGACGGCGCGCAGGTCCCGCCGGAGCAGATGGCGCAGCAGCTCATCGCGCGTACGGAGGCGCTGGCGCGCACCGGCCGCGACGACGAGGCGCTGATGTTCAGCCTGTGGGCCCGGCACGACATCAGCTGGGGCCCCGGCGGCGCTCGCGAGCGCGAGGCGCTGACGGCCGAGATGGAGCAGGTCAGCCGCCGCGTCGCGGACACCGGCACGGAGGCGCTGGCGGCCTCGTTCCGCTGGGTGGCGCTGCTGGAGATGGGCGACCCCGGCTACCTCGACCAGGTGCGCGCGTTCGTCGCGGCGGCCCGGCGCGACGGCAGCGCCCGCATGCGGGTGTCGCTGCTGGTGGACCAGGCCGTCATCGCGACCATGACCGGCGACTTCGACCGGGCCGACGACCTGCTGGCCCAGTTGCGGGGCAGCGACGGCCACGGCCACGCCGACTACGCGTTCATGCAGCACCACCTCGACTGGGCGCTGGCCATGCAGCGCGGGCGGTACGAGCACGCCGCCGCGCTGCTGGCGGGCGTCGACGCCGCCGACCACCCGTACCTGCCGCTGGCCCAGGCGGTCACCGCCGTGGAGCGCGGCCAGGTCGACGAGGCGCTCGTGCTGGCCGCCCAGGCCGAGGCGCGCCGGGGCGAGGACCCGTTCCCGACCTCGGTGACCCGGCTCTGGCTGCGGCTGTGGGCCCAGCTCGCCGCCGCCACGGCCGACCCGGCCCGCTGCGCGCGGGCGAGAGAGGCGCTGACGCCGTACCGGGGCGAGTGGGCGGTGTCGCTGTGGGGCTGCGACGTGGGCGGCCCGCTCGACCTCTGGCTGGCCGAGGTCGACGCCGCCGAGCAGCGCTGGGACGAGGCGATCGTCGGCTACACGGCCGCCGCCGAATCATCCGACCGGATGCGGGCCCGCCCCTGGGCCGAACGCGCCCGCGCCGGACTCGCCCGCGTCCTGGCCGCCCGCGCCGCGTCGCCCGTCGCCGAACCAAATGCGCCGGGTCACGCGGCTGCTGCCGCCGAACCACCTGCGCCGGGTCAAGCGGTTGCTGCCGCCGAGCCGGATGCGCCGGGCCGGGCGACGGCTACGGCTGGATCACCTGCACCGGCCGAGGCACCGAAACCATCCGGCGTGGACGGTGGCGAGTTCCGGCGGGAGGGGGCCACCTGGCGCCTGACCTACGCGGGCCGCACCGTCCACGTGCCCGACGCCAAGGGCCTGCGCGACCTGTACACCCTCGTCAGCATGCCGGGCAGCGACGTCGCCGCCGCCGACCTGGCCGACCCGCAGGGCGGCGCGCAGGCCGCGGCGGCCCGGCGGCTGGGCGCCGACCCGGTGCTGGACGAGCAGGCCAAGGCCCGGTTCAAGCAGCGGCTCACGCAGCTCGACGACGAACTCGACGCCGCCGCGCGGCGCGACGACACGGCCCGCCGGACCGCGCTGGAACGCGAACGCGACGCCCTGCTCGCCGAGCTGCGGGCCGCGGCGGGGCTCGGCGGGCGCGACCGCAGGCTCGGCGACGAGGGCGAGCGGGCCCGCAAGGCGGTCACCGCCCGGATCCGCGACATCCTGCGCCGCCTCGACGAGCTGCATCCGGAGCTGGCCGCGCACCTGCGGGCGGCCGTGTCCACCGGCAGCGCCTGCGGCTACCACCCGGACCGGCCGGTGTCCTGGCGGCTGTGA
- a CDS encoding PhzF family phenazine biosynthesis isomerase, translating to MSVASGLPVTIVDACLRDGTGGSPTAVVAETRLSDAARRAVPVLAGTSHAVFVAQDGPAVRLRFFTSGGELPACGHGTVAALALLAGRAATAEGDPALHAPDRVFAARWVRRGPSVDAEFDPGEVALRAAAGPEQEPVLAALGLAADALAARVSAASLGRWRLLVPVADRAALDALAPDAARLRAACDRLGLLGCYVYTPPDRRGGLAARMFAPSIGVPEDIANANSTACLAAHLAQAAARPVRIAVDMGDSLGRPATVTAHATGRAVRVGGAALIGPVLHVDLPR from the coding sequence GTGAGCGTGGCGAGCGGACTGCCGGTGACGATCGTGGACGCGTGCCTGCGCGACGGGACCGGCGGCAGCCCGACCGCGGTCGTCGCCGAGACCAGGCTGAGCGACGCCGCGCGCCGGGCCGTCCCGGTGCTGGCCGGGACGTCGCACGCGGTGTTCGTGGCGCAGGACGGCCCGGCGGTGCGGCTACGCTTCTTCACGTCCGGCGGGGAGCTGCCCGCCTGCGGCCACGGCACGGTGGCCGCGCTGGCGCTGCTCGCCGGGCGTGCCGCCACGGCCGAGGGCGACCCGGCCCTGCACGCCCCGGACCGGGTCTTCGCCGCCCGCTGGGTGCGCCGCGGTCCGTCCGTCGACGCCGAGTTCGACCCGGGCGAGGTCGCGTTGCGCGCCGCGGCCGGCCCCGAGCAGGAGCCGGTGCTGGCCGCGCTGGGCCTGGCCGCCGACGCGCTCGCCGCCCGCGTGTCAGCCGCGTCGCTAGGCCGGTGGCGCCTGCTGGTGCCGGTCGCGGACCGGGCCGCGCTGGACGCGCTGGCGCCTGACGCGGCGCGGCTGCGCGCCGCGTGCGACCGGCTCGGCCTGCTCGGCTGCTACGTGTACACACCCCCGGACCGGCGGGGCGGGCTGGCGGCGCGCATGTTCGCGCCCTCGATCGGCGTACCCGAGGACATCGCCAACGCCAACAGCACCGCATGCCTGGCCGCACACCTGGCCCAGGCGGCGGCGCGGCCGGTCCGGATCGCCGTCGACATGGGCGACTCGCTGGGCCGCCCCGCGACGGTCACCGCCCACGCGACCGGACGTGCCGTACGCGTGGGCGGCGCCGCCCTGATCGGGCCCGTGCTGCACGTCGACCTGCCCCGGTAG